Proteins encoded within one genomic window of Panicum virgatum strain AP13 chromosome 1N, P.virgatum_v5, whole genome shotgun sequence:
- the LOC120654058 gene encoding serine carboxypeptidase 1-like yields MSRRRVVLASMEAGALLLLLLLLVAAVFLLCLCVPAVRAAPAGAEVTEFPGFHGELPSKHYAGYITVGHEQQNRHLYYYLATSERNPTLDPVVIWINGGPACSGFSAFHHSIGPFKIEYSQVHINDNPRVTTNPYSWTKMASLLLVDSPAGAGYSYAENEDDYITNDTNRVVDLYDFLSKWFAEYTEFLSNPFYIAGCSYSGVLVPVLAQEILKRNEESDGMKINFKGYSLCNPAVDVDIENNAHVPYAFRMGLISDELFQNLVSTCNGKYWNSSSPSCQGNMEQFYMQIKGINMEHILCPPCRYKMGITKEFMEYDSGQMFERISKTSEHGLECHDQEQALQKLFDPKLGREKLHAKQSEVSGTWKRCPNHIQYTRDIPTLTEYHLNVTSKGYRVFFYSGDHSLLVPFTATMEWLKKLNFKETEKWHPWFVENQIAGYSMRYGSNILFATIKGAGHVPSDYLPFEAFVAYQRWIDGATSL; encoded by the exons ATGTCTCGCCGAAGAGTCGTCCTTGCCTCCATGGAAGCcggcgcgctgctgctgctgctgctgctgctggtggcggcggtgttccTGCTCTGCCTGTGCGTGCCCGCGGTGCGCGCGGCGCCAGCCGGCGCGGAGGTCACCGAGTTCCCTGGGTTCCACGGCGAGCTCCCCTCCAAGCACTACGCCGG GTACATAACAGTTGGGCATGAACAACAAAATAGACATCTCTATTACTATCTTGCCACTTCTGAGAGGAACCCTACTTTAGATCCCGTGGTCATATGGATAAACGGTGGTCCAGCATGTTCAGGGTTTAGTGCGTTTCATCATTCAATTG GACCATTCAAAATTGAATACTCCCAGGTTCATATCAATGACAACCCACGAGTTACTACGAATCCTTACTCATGGACTAAG ATGGCTAGCCTCCTTTTGGTTGATTCGCCAGCAGGTGCGGGCTACTCTTATGCTGAGAATGAAGATGACTACATAACAAATGATACAAACAGAGTTGTGGACTTATATGACTTCCTGTCAAAG TGGTTCGCTGAATATACTGAATTTCTGTCAAATCCTTTCTACATAGCTGGGTGTTCTTACAGTGGAGTACTAGTACCGGTACTTGCACAGGAAATTCTAAAGA GAAATGAAGAGTCTGATGGAATGAAGATAAACTTCAAG GGGTATTCATTGTGTAATCCTGCTGTTGATGTAGACATAGAGAACAATGCCCATGTTCCATATGCATTTCGAATGGGATTGATTTCGGATGAATTGTTTCAG AACTTGGTTTCTACATGTAATGGAAAGTATTGGAATAGCTCTAGTCCATCATGCCAAGGGAATATGGAGCAATTTTATATG CAAATCAAAGGCATAAACATGGAGCATATTTTGTGCCCACCATGTCGATACAAGATGGGAATAACCAAAGAATTTATGGAATATGATTCTGGTCAAATGTTTGAGCGGATTTCTAAAACCTCCGAGCATGGTTTAGAGTGCCAT GATCAAGAGCAAGCCCTCCAGAAGCTTTTTGATCCAAAATTGGGTAGAGAAAAACTGCATGCAAAACAG TCTGAAGTATCAGGAACATGGAAGAGGTGCCCAAACCATATTCAATACACGAGGGATATCCCAACATTAACGGAGTATCACTTGAATGTAACATCCAAAGGTTATAGGGTGTTCTTCTATAG CGGTGATCATTCTTTGCTTGTTCCATTTACTGCAACTATGGAGTGGCTGAAGAAATTAAACTTCAAGGAAACAGAGAAATGGCACCCTTGGTTTGTGGAGAATCAGATTGCTGG GTATTCAATGAGGTATGGGAGCAATATACTGTTTGCGACAATAAAG GGGGCTGGCCATGTTCCATCGGACTATTTGCCATTTGAAGCGTTTGTTGCCTATCAGAGGTGGATAGATGGAGCTACTTCGTTGTGA